The proteins below are encoded in one region of Chaetodon trifascialis isolate fChaTrf1 chromosome 11, fChaTrf1.hap1, whole genome shotgun sequence:
- the tnk2b gene encoding tyrosine kinase, non-receptor, 2b isoform X4, with the protein MRRFDKLKKSFPFLAHFHVYRKLGSSMQCEEGTEWLLELLMEVQLQQYFLRIRDDLNVTRLSHFDYVKNEDLEKIGMGRPGQRRLWEAVKRRKAMCKRKSWMSKVFSGKRPDGGDFPQQGQPASSFRKMSPTPPLGLGEGVLATQPGGGGGVGAPLDGQQQALTCLIPEKDLTLFEKLGDGSFGVVKRGEWLTPAGKVLNVAVKCLKTDVLSQPDALEDFICEVNAMHSLDHQNLIRLYGVVLTHPMKMVTELAPLGSLLERLRCVRPQGPVLIHTLCQYAVQVACGMAYLEQRRFIHRDLAARNILLASAHRVKIGDFGLMRALPNNHEHYVMQEHRKVPFAWCAPESLKTRTFSHATDTWMFGVTLWEMFTHGQEPWLGLNGSQILHKIDKEGERLPKPEDCPQDIYNVMLQCWAQKPDDRPTFVALREFLLETMPTDMCALQDFDEPDKLHIQVNDVITIIEGRAENYWWRGQNKRTLKVGQFPRNVVTSVAGLSAHDISRPLKNSFIHTGHGDSNPHRCWGFPDRIDDLYLGNPMDPPDVLGVDLSGARPTQLPGRARKPCYDAVNDDEDLTSAGLKRLSLRKTGSVKGLKLKPAAWVSASKQGSGRISGSGYNPNSEVSLIDFGEEFPPSTPSPSPVVEIQIPSLAKLALEAENILDRTPPQSPCRSLPRPLHPTPVVDWDARPLPPPPAYDDVAQDEEDMEVSSINSSEQQQHEEEQNDVRFPDEAPSPGQKLEGEALVSRGPDRPGLEDNLFLPSRQAQGLSTSFSQSAEIFQELQQECMRRLNVPTGSAARSSSPTQISASCPQTPQTQEEPRSVLSSSEDKPQIPPRVPIPPRPIKRGDYTSARWSRDLSLSPTLADTTEDVLGPGQDRPPQIPPRDPLSQPGSRTPSPMGLVVGSPQQRVYSISPTTMQSTLTSCPSTHTYGSYLSTSPGKLMPTTHSFASDPKYAAPKVIQAQGKDAASKGPCILPIVRDGRKVSNTHYYLLPERPPYLDRYDRFFREAENLPAGGVEERHVRQANTATVRPMVVSSQTLQGHAQGQGLLQPGELKANFSSNNNSSLGGPRSGMKTSVSLPRVCSDGLTAPVVTASCTRTDGGGSSADRVKMVQEAVHGVTIEECQAALQNHNWNVQKAVHYLKVEQLFCLGLRSRSECLKLLEMCDWNLELASTQMLDNYGSTTRQRR; encoded by the exons AAACTGGGCAGTAGCATGCAGTGTGAGGAAGGCACAGAatggctgctggagctgctgatggaggtgcagctgcagcagtactTCCTGCGGATCCGCGATGACCTTAACGTCACGCGGCTATCGCACTTTGACTACGTCAAGAACGAAGACCTGGAGAAGATCGGCATGGGTCGACCAG GACAGAGACGACTGTGGGAGGCTGTGAAAAGGAGGAAAGCAATGTGCAAGCGCAAGTCCTGGATGAGCAAG GTGTTTAGCGGTAAGCGCCCAGACGGAGGAGACTTTCCCCAGCAGGGCCAGCCAGCCTCCTCCTTTCGCAAGATGTCTCCCACGCCTCCGCTGGGCCTGGGGGAAGGAGTCCTGGCCACACAGCCCGGTGGCGGCGGTGGGGTCGGTGCTCCTCTTGATGGGCAGCAGCAGGCTCTGACCTGCCTCATCCCAGAGAAGGATCTGACGCTGTTTGAAAAACTAGGAGATGGCTCCTTTGGGGTagtgaagagaggagagtggCTGACACCTGCAGGGAAGGTG CTGAACGTAGCTGTGAAGTGTCTGAAGACAGATGTGCTCAGCCAGCCCGACGCTCTGGAGGACTTCATCTGTGAGGTCAACGCCATGCACTCCCTGGACCATCAGAACCTCATCCGCCTCTACGGTGTGGTGCTCACACACCCAATGAAGATG GTGACAGAGCTCGCTCCTCTGGGTTCTCTGCTGGAGCGTCTGCGATGTGTCCGTCCACAGGGCCCCGTGCTGATCCACACTCTGTGTCAGTATGCAGTGCAGGTGGCCTGTGGCATGGCCTATCTGGAGCAGAGGAGATTCATCCACAGGGACCTGGCAGCCAG GAACATCCTGCTGGCGTCAGCTCACAGAGTGAAGATCGGTGACTTTGGCCTGATGAGGGCGCTGCCTAACAACCATGAGCACTATGTCATGCAGGAGCATCGAAAGGTCCCCTTCGCATG gtgCGCCCCAGAGAGTCTGAAGACCAGAACCTTCTCCCATGCTACAGACACATGGATGTTTGGAGTCACTCTCTGGGAGATGTTCACACATGGCCAGGAGCCTTGGCTGGGCCTTAATGGGAGCCag ATCCTGCACAAGATTGATAAAGAAGGCGAACGCCTCCCTAAGCCTGAAGACTGTCCGCAGGATATCTATAATGTCATGCTGCAGTGTTGGGCCCAGAAGCCAGACGACAGACCAACATTTGTCGCCCTGCGTGAGTTCTTGCTTGAG accATGCCCACAGACATGTGTGCTCTGCAGGACTTTGATGAGCCTGACAAACTCCACATCCAGGTCAATGATGTCATCACCATCATAGAGGGGAG GGCAGAAAATTACTGGTGGCGAGGTCAAAACAAACGGACCCTTAAGGTGGGACAGTTCCCCAGAAACGTGGTGACATCAGTCGCCGGTTTGTCAGCTCACGACATCAGCCGGCCGCTCAAGAACAGCTTCATCCACACAGGACACGGAGACTCCAACCCTCATCGCTGCTGGGGCTTCCCCGACAGGATTGACGA cTTGTACCTCGGGAACCCCATGGATCCTCCTGATGTTCTTGGTGTTGACCTCAGTGGTGCTCGGCCCACACAGCTACCGGGACGAGCTAGAA aGCCTTGCTATGATGCAGTCAATGATGATGAGGATCTGACTTCGGCAGGACTAAAAAGATTATCACTTCGGAAAACGGGTTCTGTCAAAGGCTTAAAACTTAAACCAGCTGCGTGGGTCTCTGCTTCCAAGCAAGGGAGTGGCCGGATTTCAGGCTCAGGCTACAACCCCAACAGTGAAGTGTCCCTCATTGACTTTGGGGAGGAGTTCCCCCCGTCTACACCTTCCCCCTCCCCTGTGGTTGAAATTCAGATTCCTTCACTGGCAAAGCTAGCTTTGGAAGCAGAGAACATCCTGGACCGGACTCCTCCTCAGAGTCCATGTAGATCATTGCCCCGTCCCCTTCACCCTACGCCTGTAGTGGACTGGGATGCCCGGCCAttacccccacccccagccTATGACGATGTAGCCCAAGACGAAGAAGATATGGAG GTGAGCTCCATCAACAGCtcggagcagcagcagcatgaagaggagcagaatgaTGTCCGTTTTCCAGATGAGGCTCCCTCTCCTGGACAGAAGTTGGAGGGTGAGGCTCTTGTCTCCAGGGGCCCAGACAGACCAGGCCTGGAGGACAACCTCTTTCTCCCCAGCAGGCAAGCCCAGGGCCTGtccacctccttctcccagTCAGCAGAGATCTTCCAAGAACTCCAGCAGGAGTGCATGAGAAGGCTTAATGTACCGACTGGAAGTGCTGCCCGGTCGAGCTCACCCACCCAGATCTCAGCCTCGTGTCCCCAGACCCCACAGACCCAGGAGGAACCCAGGAGTGTCCTCTCCTCCAGTGAGGACAAACCCCAGATCCCCCCACGGGTTCCCATACCCCCTCGCCCCATAAAAAGGGGGGACTACACATCTGCTCGCTGGTCAAGGGACCTCTCCCTGTCACCGACACTAGCTGACACCACAGAGGACGTTTTAGGCCCAGGCCAGGACCGACCACCTCAGATCCCTCCCCGGGACCCTTTGTCTCAACCAGGCTCCAGGACTCCCAGCCCCATGGGCCTGGTAGTGGGCTCCCCTCAGCAGAGAGTCTACTCTATCAGCCCCACCACCATGCAGTCTACGCTTACCTCCtgcccctccacacacacctacGGCTCCTacctctccacctctccaggTAAACTCATGCCTACCACACACAGCTTTGCCTCAGATCCTAAATATGCTGCACCCAAAGTGATCCAGGCGCAGGGGAAGGACGCTGCCAGCAAGGGCCCCTGTATCCTCCCTATCGTCCGTGATGGACGTAAAGTTAGTAACACCCACTATTACCTACTGCCAGAGAGGCCTCCGTACCTCGATCGCTATGACCGTTTCTTCAGGGAGGCGGAGAACCTGCCTGCCGGCGGTGTGGAGGAAAGGCACGTACGGCAAGCTAACACCGCCACTGTCAGACCCATGGTGGTCAGCAGCCAGACTCTCCAGGGACATGCCCAGGGACAGGGGCTTTTGCAGCCAGGCGAGCTGAAGGCTAATTTCTCCTCCAACAATAACAGCAGTCTGGGTGGGCCCCGGTCAGGGATGAAGACATCAGTTAGTCTCCCTCGTGTCTGTTCAGACGGGCTGACGGCACCGGTGGTCACTGCCTCCTGCACCAGGACAGACGGAGGAGGGAGCTCCGCTGACAGGGTGAAAATG GTGCAGGAGGCAGTTCATGGTGTGACAATAGAAGAGTGCCAAGCTGCCCTCCAGAACCACAACTGGAATGTCCAGAAAGCTGTACATTATCTTAAG gtggagcagctctTCTGTTTGGGTCTGAGGAGCAGGTCAGAGTGTCTAAAGCTGCTGGAGATGTGCGACTGGAACCTGGAGTTGGCCAGCACTCAGATGTTAGATAACTACGGATCCACAACCAGACAGAG ACGGTGA